TATATAATCAtattgtactaaaacatcccgttttcaagtcaataaacaccaaatatatttcctcgcacttcgagttatcattgttttatgtagtgacatatgcttttttttcatgactatatacttaaagtgattgtccccttttaaggtctgaatatgaaatatttccagTCCGTGATTACAGTCGTTATCATTCAATGATAAGTATGTAACTATATAGTAATAACAAACATTAGCAAATAACCCTTTACTATGAAAGacaccaaatattttttatcaatgatTGATCTTTTACATAATTGTGTTTAGGTTAATCCCTAATAATTATGGCTTCCAAATGGAGAAAGATTGGTTTTAAGGTGAGTTTTCTAACATGCAACAAGtattattatgcaaatgatatgGAACCCATAAACATCGTTTTTGGAAATATAAACCATATCATGAGGTAGTGTAATTTGATCAAGGTTTTACGTTTTTAAGCATCTACTATAGTATTAGTACCTCTCAAACACATTACCATACGGCTGCAGAAAGCATGTTACTTAGCAACTGGTACTTATCATGGGCGGGTCAACATGGTACATGTTCCTGGGTTGTTGTGATTAATGTATTAATGCTTGAATAGAAAAGATGTGGTGGCTCATATAAATTATAACCATAAAAACACCCTATAAGTATTGGTTATTGAGGAAAAATGATACCTAGCAACAGTTTCTTTGGTGCTCATTGGGCATGTTTGGTCCACCTATCATGCCTATGGAAACATTCATCACATAATGAATCTATGGGCCAAAATTTATTTCTGAGCTCTTCTGAGTAAATCATAATGATCTGAAGTACGATAAACAATTGTTTCTATCGAAAAGGGTCTCTTAGCAACCGTTGTTATGAATAAATGGATCAAAACTGTTGGGATACAAAGAAATATGCTTTAGATTGAAATTTATGTGAAACTGTTCCTCAAGCCCAATAAAGCTCAGTTACTAAAGTAAATATGTTGCCTAGCAACCGTTGCTATATTTGGGAAACTCACGTTGGCACCCCCTTCTAAACATGTTTAGGATAGCTCACTCTACTTTTGTGCCAATTGTCATGCTTGTAccattttctgaacatttttttttcaccaatcacCTAGACTATCTTGTTCTCATCCTATATACAGACGTACCTGCAACCAAAGAGGGGTGCGAGGATACGCGTCTTATGCCGAACAAAACCTTCCCAACTATAGCTCTTGCCAGCTTTCCAGGATCGGGCAATACGTGGGTCAGACACCTTATCGAGGCATCGACCGGATATGCCACCGGAAGCGTCTACAATAGCAGGATTCTCGCAAGCCAAGGTATTGATCCATATGCGCCCTATCCGAGGGGCACTTGGACACTTTTAATCTAGTCTCCTCTGTCTATTTCATTGACATTAAGCTCACCTCGttatcaaaggacaagtccatgcACCCCAACAAACAGTTTATTGattacaaagagaaaaaaaataatcaaaatcggatgtaggcctacaataaagAAGTTATGGCagtttaaaatttcgcttaataagaaaaaaaaaaacagttatatgcacatcctggtcggcatgcaaacgaggggactgatgacgttaTCCACTCACCATGCTCACTATTTCTtaagtattttattgtatgaaatattttgattttctccccattgtcctgtgaaacaatgTTTAATTCCCCCCTAatcatgttgaattaccattgttttaagaTTTTATGGTTCTGCCAAGTTGTGGTCCGTACtgtcaaatgtgtaaaaaatgatatattgtataactcaaacaataaaaaacaaaagaaaaagcgagtgagggatatcatcgactctctcatttgcatatcactgagttgtgcataactgttttgtgaaaaataagcgaaacttgagaatgtcttaactttcttattttacacccgattttgatggaattttcagcggTTTCCTTGCTTGATTCTCTCTGTTGATACCAGTCAAcaatttcctggggtggacttgacctttaacgtgAAACTCTTATTTTTCGGCTTGCGtctcttttttttacagagTAAAACCTCCATTCATGACATAATTATGGATCCACCCTTCCCACCAGAGGGGCTGGGGGCCGATGCCCTTAAAATAACAAGGGGTATATGATACaaactttttcttcttctcgtaTTTATCAAGCCTTCGATTCAAGGGTAGATCTTCATCAGGACTATAGTCACCTTGTCTGGAGACATGTCCgcggtaaattgccaatacGTCCACTGTCAttaactcgtccactcaccacatggtctaccttcatttagtctaatgccattccttccatcaacatttcgtctaacagccatttggtccaataaccatttggtcaatcatcacttcgtctcaTTCCCAGTTCATCttttaccatttcgtctaataaccagttggtcttatacccattttcttttcattcattttgcacaattaacactttggTTTAATTAGGCCACCTTGTATATGggctaaatggctattggaccaactgccactggttattagacggaatggcattagactaaatgaaattagaccatgtggtgagggGACGAactgatagaccaaatgatagtagacgagttggcaattggacgaaatgacattagacgaattggaaataaaccgtctTCGCGACGACTCTTCAACTGACAGAGGTGTCTCGAACACCTCGCGACGACTAGAAAAGGGTCCAACATGTCTCAATACAGTGGCGTATTAACTATTAagccaaacttttttttttttttggggggggggggcttgatatggcgtatcgcgtaaTATTGATAAGAAGTTCCGAGCGAGAAAAATGTCGCCTATGTTCGCTCAATAGATGGAGCATGTTTCATTTTCTTGCGAAACTTTGGACACCCCCATAATCTTCATAGCAGATGTCTCGGAGTCCTTGCAGAGATGTGCAACTATAGCcaaatctgggccccgtcttacaaggagttacgattgatccaatcaaccacaactatggcaagccagcaacgtcaacctctaaaatacatgtttgttcaaaaaaaatatcGATATGATGTATGTTAATACATTCACTGTATTCTTGGCAATTTAGTATGCCTCTCTTCGTTTTCAAAGGAccttgtgcaaatttcctaaagaaaataattatgacattgatggatttctatatatttgaggctGATCGGATCAatggtaactctttgtaagacggggccgtTGTTGCATGCCTAGTGAGATACACCCTTCTGCATGTTTACCCTGGCTCAGTTGGTGCTAAATAGAGACCTTTgaggccccatcttacaaagagttactattgatccaatcaatcgtaactctatggaaatccatcaatgtcataattttttctacaggaaatttgcacaatgtcctttgtaaacaaagagaagcacagtgaatttttaagaaaaaaatgaatgaaatgaataaacatcctggttagaaaatattttgaacaaacatgctttagagatgttgacgttgctggccgtccatagttgtaattgatcggatcaatcgcaactctttgtaagacggggccccgtttttatcttattatcatcattatcacgtgatctacactgcaaaaactctggtgttgatttaacaccagcccggaatctatatatgtccacaccagagaagtgttaaacaacatcAGTTCATTTTGGtttaacaccagataggtgtttatacaacatcaattagtattaaaacagcatcggtttgattccaaactggtgttgtttcaatacttctctggtgtggacatatatagattccgggctggtgttaaatcaccaccagagtttttgcagtgtatatgctgtggtttttaaaaatgttgattctATTCCCAAAATTTATACATAAATCCTTGTTTATGAATTCCATTCACGACaggttttattggtgaaaaggAAGATTTCCGAATTGGAACGACTCTCACGGTGAAGACACACTATAGGCTGAAGGGCACAATGGTCGGTGCCGTGTTGATTGTACGCAATCCATATCGAGCTTTGTTATCAGAATATAACAGAAGAAAGGGTGGAAAGACGGGACACGCCACCTTGGACGATTTCCAAACTGAAGGTAAATTGTTGATAGATTGGCAATGTCTATCATAATTCTAGCTCGACACCCAGGTCTATGGAAAGCCAAGCTTGACGATAATCGTCTGGAAGCATAATCAGAGAGTTTTCGTTCGTGTTCAAGAACgcagtaaatgattttttttaataaaaaaataaataaagctaAATCTCTTGCTCTTTATATAATTATACTCACTTTCAAAACTTTACCTTATATCGGCTAATTTAGTTTGCAATAACCGCatgcaaatattattttcagggTTGAAATGTTCTAATTTGTTTATCGCTGCATACGGTATATTTCGTATATATTTTAAGTAATGTTAAGTTTGTCGATTCATTATAATCCCTCCCTATTTTCCGTTTTCATCCTCTTCTCTGCTATCCctttttgatttgaattaatttatctCACTATTAAATGTTGCCTTAAACtaagtttcattattattactatgtgAAATTTTACCATGTGAAAATACTTTTGTAATCCAATGCACAATTTAGTTCTCAAACTACGACGCATGGAGATATGTACacttattgtttattttttttttaaattcaaataaaccatttatctgtctatctaaatgtattgaaaatgcctgcATATGAAAACGAAAAGctggaggtctttgtcgaaaattggtgaaacgGAACAGCAGCTTCGTCCTaataagtttcggagctgacgaaatatTGCAAAAAGCACATAGTTGGAATGGGACAAGTGCGCGTACACACATTGGTACATGAGTGTTGATCATAGAGATATAAACTAGTAATATATCTCTATATGGTgctgataatgttgatgaaaaaaGAGATTTGTTTATTGGATATTTTCATGTATTACAACCATGTCGTGATTAAAGTGTCTCAGTTAGTAATGATAATGCTCTCTACATATGGGTTGCCGAACTGGGGGCAggtttccaaaaccatgtaaaaaaaacaccttgATTTAAAGATtagtgattgtgatttttttatttgcatgtttagcccccccccccccctttcccctttcaCAACAGTTCCGCGACCCCTACTCCTCATGCTGCCGGCTACGAGAGTGAGaagacaggggcggatccaggatttttcaaaaggggggggggcacattttcccgaggaaaagtttgacaaaaaaagtcttcacttttgaaagggggggggggttaacggcatttttacgttacaaattttaattgtgcctctcaaatcaaaaataggggggggtacgggccggctgtgccccccccccccccccccttgatccgcCAGTGGTACAAGATACATTAAACAGGTGTTAACGTTGTTCTCATGTTCGATCTAATACCACTTTCCATGTACTTTTTTTCTCTTGTGTAGATTGGCATAGATTTGTAGAGAAATCATGCCGGAAATGGATCGGACtttctgaatatttcatcacGAGATGCGGTACCAAGGGGGAAACGTGCAAGTCAATGACGGTCGTGTATTATGAGCAACTCAAACTTCACATCGCGGACGAGATGCGACGGATCCTAGCCTACCTCGATGTGCCGGTCGACGAGGAGCGTCTTGCGTGTACAGTTGCCAATGCGGAGGGAAAGTTTCACAGacacaaatcaaatacaagTCTGGACCCATTCACACAAGAAGAACGGACTAGGATTGATGGATATGTGAAAAGTTATCTCGATTTAACTGACAAGTGGGACCTACCGAAGCCGCCGCCATCTGTCGTGTCATATCCCACTGATTTGCATTTATGATATTATTTAAAGATGGAAaaaaatttttttcattctctgcTCTCGGCTGTTTATTACGAAGCATTTATGACAAGGTAAATACAACCCGGTAATGCCGCATGGATGCATAATGCAACCCCAATAATGTCGCAGAGTGCGACATGAGGGAGACTTCGCTCCACGTATATACGTAGGGAGAATGTAAGAATACTCTTATTTGCATTAAAAATgccgtcaaatgacaaagaacagttgggaggtctttgtcgaaaattgggaACCGGAACCGCGGTTTCGTGCTACCGAGTtccggagctgacgaaaaattgcaaataggCCCTAAATGTAGTTTGTCCAGAATGAGAATCGGATTTTGAAAGAGTATGCGGGCGTGCGGTCCCAAAATCTGAAACCATAGAACGCGGCCTGGATTCGTTTCCAACTGGATATCGTGCgtgcacactgtggatgaatatataaaattgaattttgccattttgctttttatatttcaacttggcgagataacgttTCTCTCCACTTTGACGTACGTTTCAAACATTTCACTTGACGAGTTAACTCGTCGACTTGACGAGTTAACGTACCTCGTCATGGTGACATACAATTTGTGTATGCCGACTTGACGATTTATCCTTTGCTTCAAACGTAAAtcctttcttcattttattgtaatgaatattc
This region of Lytechinus pictus isolate F3 Inbred chromosome 16, Lp3.0, whole genome shotgun sequence genomic DNA includes:
- the LOC129279178 gene encoding sialate:O-sulfotransferase 1-like yields the protein MDYIWNKERATFFVLFCGLTIFTFFIIEDDLQTNIKRSRDKKPPRIGDFLQNTTRSKQEDVPATKEGCEDTRLMPNKTFPTIALASFPGSGNTWVRHLIEASTGYATGSVYNSRILASQGFIGEKEDFRIGTTLTVKTHYRLKGTMVGAVLIVRNPYRALLSEYNRRKGGKTGHATLDDFQTEDWHRFVEKSCRKWIGLSEYFITRCGTKGETCKSMTVVYYEQLKLHIADEMRRILAYLDVPVDEERLACTVANAEGKFHRHKSNTSLDPFTQEERTRIDGYVKSYLDLTDKWDLPKPPPSVVSYPTDLHL